One stretch of Tepidibacter hydrothermalis DNA includes these proteins:
- a CDS encoding sensor histidine kinase, whose amino-acid sequence MKFWQKIFTYHFILFVIIFNLGGVFLIESMHSLSLDREIERGLSEHLSIYSGMKLIGKYRMNYDEKFNKDMLSVSMRDFLKSVNDEKIRIEILDRYNNTVFSNLNFHVSKEREELKNPYVDKRKYVIRDVDDKTFLFITNLLDAGGEQLKFTYVRDVTYIYEDRKKVYYFFIKLDIIISIILALGTYILSKRITKPIDKLIDSIQIIENGNFSERVNIQSNDEIGVLSNHFNKMASVVEEKMNQLKKNIDEKQRFIDNLTHEIKTPLTSIIGYADFLRNIKYDEDAFSKGLNSIFKQGKRLETLSSKMMELIIFKRENFVMRKENIKNIVMEIKEVLKPKLKNKNIELIISGKDMEIVMEKDLIENLIINLIDNAVKASSDNSKIYLELYKNSNPIIEVRDEGIGIKDKDLPKVFEPFYMVDKSRKKLSGSVGLGLSICNEIAKIHKAKLLIESKVNIGTNVKIIFD is encoded by the coding sequence ATGAAATTTTGGCAGAAGATATTTACATATCATTTCATTTTATTTGTAATTATCTTTAACTTAGGGGGAGTTTTTTTAATAGAAAGTATGCATAGTTTAAGTTTAGACAGGGAAATTGAAAGAGGTTTAAGTGAGCATCTTAGTATTTATTCTGGAATGAAATTAATAGGTAAATATAGAATGAATTATGATGAAAAATTTAATAAGGATATGCTCAGTGTATCTATGAGAGACTTTTTAAAAAGTGTTAATGATGAGAAAATTCGCATTGAAATTTTAGATAGATATAATAATACAGTTTTTAGTAATTTAAATTTTCATGTTTCTAAGGAAAGAGAAGAGTTAAAAAATCCTTATGTAGATAAAAGAAAATATGTAATAAGGGATGTAGACGATAAAACATTTTTATTTATAACGAATTTATTAGATGCTGGAGGAGAACAGCTGAAATTTACATATGTAAGAGATGTAACATATATTTATGAGGATAGAAAAAAAGTATATTATTTTTTCATTAAGTTAGATATTATCATATCTATTATACTTGCACTTGGAACTTATATTTTAAGTAAACGCATAACAAAACCTATAGATAAGCTTATAGATTCTATACAAATTATTGAGAATGGTAATTTTTCAGAAAGAGTAAATATACAATCTAATGATGAAATAGGTGTTTTATCAAATCATTTTAATAAAATGGCATCTGTTGTGGAAGAAAAAATGAATCAGTTAAAGAAAAATATAGATGAAAAGCAACGGTTTATAGATAATTTGACACATGAAATAAAAACTCCATTAACTTCTATTATTGGATATGCTGATTTTTTAAGAAATATAAAATATGATGAGGATGCATTTTCAAAGGGATTAAATAGTATATTTAAACAAGGAAAAAGGCTTGAAACTCTTTCATCTAAAATGATGGAGTTGATAATATTTAAAAGAGAAAATTTTGTAATGAGAAAAGAAAATATTAAAAATATAGTAATGGAAATAAAGGAAGTTTTAAAACCAAAACTTAAAAACAAAAATATAGAATTAATTATTTCTGGAAAAGATATGGAAATTGTAATGGAAAAAGACTTGATTGAAAATTTAATAATTAATTTGATAGACAATGCAGTAAAAGCGTCTAGTGATAATAGTAAAATATATCTAGAGTTATATAAAAATTCAAACCCTATTATTGAAGTTAGAGATGAAGGAATAGGTATAAAAGATAAAGATTTACCAAAGGTATTTGAACCTTTTTATATGGTTGATAAATCTAGAAAAAAATTAAGTGGTAGTGTGGGATTGGGGCTCTCTATTTGTAATGAAATCGCAAAAATTCATAAAGCTAAGTTATTAATAGAAAGTAAAGTAAATATAGGTACTAATGTAAAAATAATATTTGATTAA
- a CDS encoding methyl-accepting chemotaxis protein produces MKFTIKTKLIILVLALIVIPLSILGSTSYVNSKKVLEKQFRNSMEALNNDIKESIENYFDGYKNGIKMIGTNVDAEQILIHPEYEPFLMELLENYIESYPDATHIYMGTVDGGFRIYPDIDLGSDYDPRTRPWYKKAVEKQSVVVTDIYMDVVNKKQSIACASPVYENGDKNKLVGVVSVTIPIDVLSDKINAIKVGEKGYPYILDFNGKFITHKNPELIGKEINVPEIKNVVSSDLDKGIIDYKWKENDGSTSEKFSAYKKMPEFGWTVLSAIYIDEIKEDTSGILSNAILIGIIILIIASVVGIMLANNMSKNMNYIVNGMNTVKDGDFTVELNVKSNDEIGLMSNNFNIMVENVKRLLNNAKDVSEEVAGAATNLVVTSEQTSASSEEIAKTVEEIARGAGQQAVDAENGAKLASNLDDKFNKLANNTDTMFKNANEAIDINIEGVNVVNELKEKTDLNNQSIDKIEAAVKQLSEKSSNIENILQTIRSIADQTNLLALNASIEAARAGEAGKGFAVVAEEIRKLAQGSNVATDEIKEIVDAIKYESKNTVEIMSEVKNVSIDQNKSVKDVNSSFEKISKSIDNITNEIEQVNKFVIDIIKDKDLIVEAIGSISAVSEETAAASEEVTASAHQQSNDVDKVAKSAERLNELSAKLNEQIDRFKV; encoded by the coding sequence ATGAAATTTACAATTAAGACTAAGTTGATTATTTTGGTTTTAGCGTTAATAGTGATACCTTTATCGATTTTAGGAAGTACATCCTATGTCAACTCAAAAAAGGTATTAGAAAAACAGTTTAGAAATTCTATGGAAGCTCTTAACAATGATATTAAAGAATCTATTGAAAATTATTTTGATGGATACAAAAATGGTATTAAAATGATAGGTACAAATGTTGATGCTGAACAAATACTTATTCACCCAGAATATGAACCTTTTTTAATGGAATTATTAGAAAATTATATAGAAAGTTATCCAGATGCAACTCATATATACATGGGAACAGTAGACGGAGGTTTTAGAATATATCCTGATATAGATCTAGGAAGTGACTATGATCCTAGAACAAGACCTTGGTATAAAAAAGCTGTAGAAAAACAAAGTGTTGTCGTTACAGATATATATATGGATGTTGTTAACAAAAAACAATCAATCGCGTGTGCATCTCCAGTTTATGAAAATGGAGATAAAAATAAATTAGTTGGTGTAGTTAGTGTAACAATACCAATAGATGTATTATCGGATAAAATAAACGCTATAAAAGTAGGAGAAAAAGGATATCCATATATTTTAGACTTTAATGGGAAATTTATTACACATAAAAATCCTGAATTAATAGGAAAAGAAATAAATGTACCAGAAATAAAAAACGTTGTAAGTAGTGATTTAGATAAAGGGATTATAGATTATAAGTGGAAAGAAAATGATGGAAGTACATCTGAAAAGTTTTCTGCGTATAAAAAAATGCCAGAGTTTGGATGGACTGTTTTATCTGCTATATATATAGATGAAATAAAAGAAGATACTAGTGGGATACTTAGTAATGCTATATTGATTGGAATAATTATACTTATAATTGCATCAGTAGTAGGAATAATGCTTGCAAATAATATGTCTAAAAACATGAATTATATAGTAAATGGCATGAATACGGTAAAAGATGGAGATTTCACAGTAGAATTAAATGTTAAATCAAATGATGAAATTGGATTGATGTCAAATAATTTTAATATTATGGTGGAAAATGTTAAGCGCCTTTTAAATAACGCAAAGGATGTAAGTGAAGAAGTAGCGGGTGCTGCAACAAATCTTGTAGTTACATCAGAACAGACTAGTGCATCAAGTGAAGAAATAGCAAAAACAGTAGAAGAAATAGCAAGAGGAGCAGGACAGCAAGCAGTAGATGCAGAAAATGGAGCAAAGCTTGCATCTAATTTAGATGATAAATTTAATAAATTGGCAAATAATACAGATACTATGTTTAAAAATGCAAATGAAGCAATTGATATAAATATAGAAGGTGTAAATGTAGTTAATGAACTTAAAGAAAAAACTGATTTAAATAATCAATCTATCGATAAAATAGAAGCTGCAGTAAAACAGTTAAGTGAAAAATCTAGTAATATAGAAAATATATTACAAACGATAAGATCTATAGCTGATCAGACAAATTTATTGGCATTAAATGCAAGTATAGAAGCAGCAAGAGCAGGAGAAGCAGGAAAAGGGTTTGCAGTTGTTGCTGAAGAAATAAGAAAGCTTGCACAAGGGTCTAATGTTGCAACTGATGAAATCAAAGAAATCGTAGATGCTATAAAATATGAAAGTAAGAACACGGTTGAAATTATGAGCGAAGTAAAAAATGTTTCGATTGACCAAAATAAATCTGTAAAAGATGTAAATAGTTCATTTGAAAAAATATCTAAATCAATAGATAATATTACAAATGAAATAGAGCAGGTTAATAAATTTGTAATCGATATAATAAAAGATAAAGATTTAATAGTTGAGGCTATAGGAAGCATATCAGCAGTATCAGAAGAGACAGCAGCAGCGTCTGAAGAAGTTACAGCTTCAGCTCATCAGCAATCCAATGATGTTGATAAAGTTGCAAAAAGTGCAGAAAGACTTAATGAACTTTCAGCAAAGTTAAATGAACAAATAGATAGATTCAAAGTATAA
- the lepB gene encoding signal peptidase I, translating into MSNIKYEILEWIKTISVSIVLAFVITMFIRPTIVQGQSMNPTLEDKDYLIIDKVSYRLNEPSRGDVIVFNSELTTEKGKKKHLVKRVVATGGDNVKVCNGKVYVNEKIIEEGYINGDNTDGDLEVKVPNGYVFVLGDNRLPYKSVDSRSELVGFVDEDQINGRVLIRLYPFYKIKLF; encoded by the coding sequence ATGAGTAATATTAAATATGAAATCTTAGAATGGATAAAAACTATAAGTGTATCCATAGTTTTAGCTTTTGTCATAACTATGTTTATAAGACCTACTATTGTACAAGGTCAATCTATGAATCCTACACTTGAAGATAAAGACTATTTAATAATAGATAAGGTTTCTTATAGATTAAATGAACCATCTAGAGGAGACGTTATAGTGTTTAATTCGGAACTTACTACTGAAAAAGGAAAGAAAAAACATTTGGTAAAAAGAGTTGTAGCTACTGGTGGGGATAATGTAAAAGTATGTAATGGTAAAGTGTATGTCAATGAAAAAATTATAGAAGAAGGTTATATAAATGGAGATAATACAGATGGGGATTTAGAAGTTAAAGTACCTAATGGTTATGTATTTGTGTTGGGAGACAATAGATTACCCTATAAAAGTGTTGATAGCAGAAGTGAATTAGTGGGCTTTGTAGATGAGGATCAAATAAATGGAAGAGTATTAATAAGGTTATATCCTTTTTATAAAATTAAATTATTTTAG
- a CDS encoding FxsA family protein, whose protein sequence is MLMRLILLFTIVPLVELAILFKLNAYIGFFSTIGIVVFTGVLGAYLAKSQGREILFRIRHEMQDGRLPGDQLINGLCVLVGGAMLLTPGILTDMVGFTLVIPVTREFVKGFVKDKLQRMVDEGKVNLYFRW, encoded by the coding sequence ATGTTGATGAGATTGATACTTTTATTTACGATAGTTCCATTAGTTGAATTGGCTATACTGTTCAAATTGAATGCTTATATAGGTTTTTTCAGTACAATAGGAATAGTTGTTTTCACAGGGGTTTTAGGAGCGTATTTAGCCAAATCGCAAGGAAGAGAAATTTTATTTCGAATAAGACATGAGATGCAGGATGGAAGACTTCCTGGGGATCAATTGATTAATGGATTGTGTGTATTAGTAGGAGGGGCTATGCTTTTAACTCCTGGTATTTTAACTGATATGGTTGGATTTACTCTTGTTATACCTGTGACTAGAGAGTTTGTAAAGGGATTTGTGAAGGATAAGTTGCAAAGGATGGTTGATGAGGGAAAAGTTAATTTGTATTTTAGATGGTAG
- a CDS encoding DUF1189 domain-containing protein, which produces MDEIKSHKVSFFERFKRSIVDIRSYNFFVKESLGKGILYLFLLSLMVAFITSSVMSYKFKNSFEDEARGIMIQMPDFEFKNGEMNVEGDMPLRIDDYIIVDTTGNTDASVLDSYNEGILILKDKAVVKKNVVEKREFDFSSINDVEFNKQDVAKYIPKINNWISIFIVLFGMIFGTLWIMLSTMINALILGIAGIIISKVQKMDIEFGYIYKICIYAFTLSIVVDKLIIGYMPIYIPYFNIVYYIVAGIYMYNAMDSYRREIQQ; this is translated from the coding sequence ATGGATGAAATTAAAAGCCATAAGGTAAGTTTCTTTGAAAGATTTAAAAGAAGTATAGTTGACATACGATCTTATAATTTTTTCGTCAAAGAATCATTAGGTAAAGGAATATTGTATTTATTTTTACTATCTTTAATGGTTGCATTTATAACTTCGTCAGTAATGTCTTATAAGTTCAAAAATTCGTTTGAAGATGAAGCAAGAGGGATTATGATTCAAATGCCTGATTTTGAATTTAAAAACGGAGAAATGAATGTAGAAGGTGATATGCCGCTTAGAATTGATGATTACATTATAGTTGATACGACAGGGAATACAGATGCAAGTGTGCTTGACTCTTATAATGAAGGAATTTTAATTCTTAAGGATAAGGCAGTAGTAAAGAAAAATGTTGTTGAAAAAAGAGAATTTGATTTCAGTTCTATAAATGATGTTGAATTCAATAAACAAGATGTTGCTAAATATATTCCAAAGATAAACAACTGGATTAGCATATTTATAGTTCTATTTGGAATGATATTTGGAACACTTTGGATTATGCTGTCTACTATGATAAATGCATTAATTCTAGGTATAGCTGGAATTATAATAAGTAAGGTTCAAAAGATGGATATTGAATTTGGATATATATATAAGATATGTATATACGCATTTACATTATCTATAGTAGTAGATAAGCTTATAATTGGTTATATGCCTATTTACATACCGTACTTTAATATCGTTTATTATATTGTAGCGGGAATTTATATGTATAATGCCATGGATAGTTATAGAAGAGAAATTCAACAATAA
- the phnD gene encoding phosphate/phosphite/phosphonate ABC transporter substrate-binding protein, with protein MKNNSLIFSSCILLIIQLSIYLSGLSSFIFKILFIATELLIVYLLFQNSYKKINKMEIIEQNISEDDEIHEKLFVVSETLGFNIHQLSWLSQDNITAFNNLVTISYQIKELSEQNTASMQETNSKINQLASTSEELDQNINNIESQSIQSYAMLNQNLDTMNSIGEFLKDFRQVINMAVKDNTELQNSSKKINTIVDYIKSISKQTNLLALNASIEAARAGEAGKGFSIVAVEIQKLSNEIDISIAKIDSTLKEILDGIKNSNDTMDIYEDKISKVDDISKKSAEVIGKIETIVNNIRNSVTQIKNMSGRQSDLAREIDSTTEFVTSAVEQTNNIICDSIDMINVQQNKNNEINTYFNKLTEVSEDLQTITVKSKKENEIIFGINPFTSPENIKNMYLPVLNKVCKNIGYKARTVIVKNYDAINQGINDGVIDVGWFSPFAYVNARKNSNVIPIATPKVGGKTTYNGYIVVRKDSGIKRLSDLKNKRFGYVDVNSASGYLYARNIFKSNNLNPDKIFDKVTFMGNHDNVIKGVLSGELDGGATYNEAIEGLKTKGFPINDLKIIESIENIPKDAIAVSSKISDTIIEQLKNSFINFKPNGTLNTPIQGFNENRDEIYDVVRKIM; from the coding sequence TTGAAAAATAATAGTTTAATTTTTAGTTCTTGTATATTACTAATTATACAATTATCAATTTATTTATCGGGTTTATCTTCCTTTATATTCAAGATACTATTTATTGCTACAGAGCTACTCATTGTTTATTTATTATTTCAAAATTCATATAAAAAAATAAATAAGATGGAAATTATAGAACAAAACATAAGTGAAGATGATGAAATACATGAAAAACTATTCGTAGTATCTGAAACATTAGGCTTTAATATTCATCAATTGTCATGGTTATCACAGGATAATATAACTGCATTTAATAACCTAGTAACTATTTCATATCAGATAAAAGAATTAAGTGAGCAGAATACGGCAAGTATGCAAGAAACAAATTCAAAAATTAATCAACTAGCATCAACCTCTGAAGAATTAGATCAAAATATAAATAATATAGAAAGCCAATCAATTCAATCATATGCAATGCTAAATCAAAATCTTGATACTATGAATAGTATTGGGGAATTTTTAAAAGATTTTAGACAAGTTATTAATATGGCAGTTAAAGACAATACCGAGTTACAGAACTCTTCTAAAAAAATCAATACAATTGTTGATTATATAAAATCAATATCTAAACAAACAAACCTTCTTGCATTAAATGCTTCAATAGAAGCAGCTCGAGCAGGTGAAGCTGGAAAAGGTTTTTCAATTGTTGCTGTTGAAATACAGAAATTATCTAATGAAATTGATATATCGATTGCAAAAATAGATAGCACTTTAAAGGAAATACTAGATGGCATAAAAAATTCTAATGATACAATGGATATTTATGAAGATAAAATAAGCAAAGTAGATGATATCTCAAAAAAATCAGCTGAAGTTATTGGGAAAATAGAAACTATTGTTAATAATATAAGAAATTCAGTGACCCAGATTAAAAATATGTCTGGTAGACAGAGTGACTTAGCTAGAGAAATTGATTCAACAACAGAATTTGTAACTTCTGCTGTAGAACAGACAAATAATATTATTTGTGATTCTATAGATATGATCAATGTTCAACAAAATAAAAATAATGAAATAAATACATACTTTAACAAATTAACTGAAGTATCTGAAGATCTTCAGACCATAACAGTTAAGTCAAAAAAAGAAAATGAAATAATATTTGGAATTAACCCCTTCACATCACCTGAAAATATTAAAAACATGTATCTTCCAGTTTTAAATAAAGTTTGCAAAAACATAGGATATAAAGCTAGAACTGTAATAGTAAAAAATTATGATGCTATTAATCAAGGAATAAATGATGGAGTCATAGATGTTGGATGGTTTTCACCCTTTGCTTATGTAAATGCTCGTAAAAATAGTAACGTTATACCTATTGCAACTCCTAAAGTTGGAGGTAAAACAACATATAATGGCTATATTGTTGTTAGAAAAGATAGTGGTATTAAAAGACTATCGGATTTGAAAAATAAGCGTTTTGGTTATGTTGATGTAAATAGTGCTTCAGGATATCTATATGCTCGTAATATATTCAAATCGAATAATTTAAATCCAGATAAGATTTTTGATAAAGTAACCTTCATGGGAAATCATGATAATGTTATAAAAGGAGTATTGTCAGGTGAATTAGACGGAGGTGCAACATACAATGAAGCAATAGAAGGTTTAAAAACTAAAGGCTTCCCAATTAATGATCTTAAAATAATTGAATCTATAGAAAACATTCCTAAAGATGCAATTGCTGTTAGTTCTAAAATTTCAGATACTATTATTGAACAGCTTAAAAATAGTTTTATAAATTTCAAACCTAATGGAACTTTAAATACCCCTATCCAAGGATTTAATGAAAATAGAGATGAAATTTATGATGTAGTTAGAAAAATTATGTAA
- a CDS encoding response regulator transcription factor — translation MEKILIVEDDTDISDLIQMNLSMVGYDTKQVYDGKQALEHVEKENFDLIVLDVMLPEIDGFSVMERIRHTNLPVIFLTAKNSISDRVRGLKIGADDYIVKPFECIELLARIESVLRRYGKKNNYILLKDLEIFLDDRVVKKSGKIIDLACKEFELLKLLIVNKGMSLTREIILERVWGFDYLGETRTVDMHIQKIRKKLDLFDEIKTIYKIGYRLENLD, via the coding sequence TTGGAAAAAATTCTAATAGTTGAAGATGATACTGATATTTCAGATTTAATACAGATGAATTTAAGTATGGTAGGCTATGATACTAAGCAGGTTTATGATGGAAAACAGGCTTTAGAACATGTAGAAAAAGAAAACTTTGATTTAATAGTTCTAGATGTTATGCTTCCTGAGATAGATGGATTCAGTGTTATGGAAAGAATTAGACATACTAACTTACCAGTAATATTCTTAACTGCTAAAAACTCAATTTCTGATAGAGTAAGAGGGTTAAAAATAGGGGCAGATGATTATATTGTAAAGCCCTTTGAATGTATAGAACTTTTAGCTAGGATTGAATCTGTATTAAGACGTTATGGTAAAAAGAACAATTATATTTTGTTGAAAGATTTGGAGATATTTTTAGATGACAGAGTAGTAAAGAAAAGTGGTAAGATTATCGATTTAGCTTGCAAAGAGTTTGAATTATTAAAGCTTTTGATAGTAAATAAGGGGATGTCTTTAACTAGAGAAATAATCTTAGAAAGAGTCTGGGGGTTTGACTATCTAGGAGAAACAAGAACTGTTGATATGCATATTCAAAAAATAAGAAAAAAACTAGATTTATTTGATGAAATAAAAACTATATATAAAATAGGATATAGATTAGAAAATTTAGACTGA